A stretch of Triticum aestivum cultivar Chinese Spring chromosome 1D, IWGSC CS RefSeq v2.1, whole genome shotgun sequence DNA encodes these proteins:
- the LOC123183023 gene encoding uncharacterized protein produces the protein MAPPLLLLLLLLIRAAGTSSGPAPPAYAAHCPAPPAVPDLPAGAGPASPAPAPALQLSTGYFSGGGDLLFGPDGASRLPRSFALLPTSVLPTADASVLRVAATLSFSGGGGRGKRDGIWPSGRNRRLFEYDGQQHRLRPRLPRFVGRRGSLVFDLHGYYSSASGDLCMVGSGSGRAADGRPVALLAAVLRLRFPRPANLSSPFVTGRLESTGPGPGVAFEPVSLLAYAEEGYAYAESASCPRPPADGRDVRQLFGGRNFTCPGLRTLLKPGFRLDYGNGGESAASSLGINQTHMFVNRVHCAADGAVRVYVAFSNMSDYSRYYFMVTEKAIVAEGFWDHNSNRLCLKGCHVVNSGSSRAELTVSECGIGMTFWFPGVWSIQERSFSAGLVWNTSLKGDQGIAGYSTAVRGNFGGLKYNYTKVEEATKYYKQYGLNKKRKGKFPDRNSYLDLAFRFNLQKWGGSGYASPITIGSMLSDGSSFVLTDLSTRPAVLETKQRLLNVSYNIRYVGRWSLATFQRQQISAEGVYDTETGSLCLIACRRVNVSSSDCKILITAHFASLDAKAAKHVQGKIISLRGKTDPLFFETLGIDSYGMYIGQVEESIWRMDLESTMALISMTLSCAFIAVQLFHVKKVPEALPAMSITMLVVLVLGYMTPLVLNFEALFKHSNKQTVPFSGGGWLEVNEVMVRIITMATFLLQLRLLQLAWSARSSVDGSKHEAWAAERKVLWVCLPLYIIGGVVTAVVHMRTNHSRRMLRQIARLMPSRHTFWEDIVPYGGLLLDGFLLPQVILNVFSASKVRALSPVFYIGGTMLRALPHAYDAYRTHHFVRSMRPSYIYASSRDDLFSLAWDIVIPCGVVLLATLLFFQQWLGGAFFLCSKRRKPSSEYEMVSTVSS, from the coding sequence atggcgccgccgctcctcctcctcctcctgctcctgatCCGGGCCGCCGGGACCTCCTCCGGGCCCGCGCCGCCGGCCTACGCCGCCCACTGCCCGGCCCCGCCCGCCGTGCCGGACCTCCCCGCGGGCGCGGGCCCCGcctcccccgcccccgcccccgcgctCCAGCTCTCCACCGGCTACTTCTCCGGCGGCGGGGACCTCCTCTTCGGCCCGGACGGCGCCTCCCGCCTCCCGCGCTCCTTCGCGCTGCTCCCCACCTCCGTCCTCCCCACCGCCGACGCCTCCGTCCTCCGCGTCGCCGCCACGCTCTccttctccggcggcggcggccgcggcaagCGCGACGGCATCTGGCCCTCGGGCCGCAACCGCCGCCTCTTCGAGTACGACGGCCAGCAGCACcgcctccgcccgcgcctcccgcgcttCGTCGGCCGCCGCGGCTCCCTCGTCTTCGACCTCCACGGCTACTACTCCTCCGCCTCCGGGGACCTCTGCATGGTCGGCTCGGGCTCCGGCCGCGCCGCCGACGGGCGCCCCGTCGCGCTCCTCGCCGCCGTGCTCCGCCTCCGCTTCCCCCGCCCCGCCAACCTCTCCAGCCCCTTCGTCACCGGCCGCCTCGAGAGCACCGGCCCTGGCCCTGGCGTGGCGTTCGAGCCCGTCTCGCTCCTCGCCTACGCCGAGGAGGGGTACGCCTACGCCGAGAGCGCGTCCTGCCCTCGCCCGCCCGCCGACGGCCGCGACGTCCGCCAGCTGTTCGGCGGGAGGAACTTCACGTGCCCCGGCCTCAGGACGCTGCTCAAGCCGGGGTTCAGGCTGGACTACGGCAACGGCGGCgagtcggccgcctcctccctggGGATTAACCAGACGCACATGTTCGTCAACAGGGTGCACTGCGCGGCCGACGGCGCCGTGCGTGTCTATGTCGCCTTCTCCAACATGTCAGATTATTCCAGGTATTACTTCATGGTCACCGAGAAGGCGATTGTGGCAGAGGGCTTCTGGGATCACAATTCGAACAGGTTATGCTTGAAAGGATGCCATGTGGTAAACTCAGGATCATCCCGTGCGGAATTGACTGTCAGTGAGTGCGGGATTGGGATGACCTTCTGGTTCCCGGGAGTGTGGTCGATCCAGGAACGGAGCTTTTCTGCAGGGTTGGTCTGGAACACCAGCCTGAAAGGCGACCAGGGCATTGCCGGATATTCAACTGCGGTTAGGGGTAACTTTGGGGGTTTGAAGTACAACTACACTAAGGTTGAGGAGGCAACCAAGTATTACAAGCAGTATGGCCTGAACAAGAAGAGGAAGGGCAAGTTCCCAGATAGAAATTCGTATCTAGACTTGGCGTTCCGGTTCAACTTGCAGAAATGGGGTGGTTCTGGGTACGCATCGCCGATCACAATCGGATCCATGTTGTCTGATGGGAGCTCTTTTGTGCTCACAGACCTTTCCACTCGCCCTGCAGTGCTGGAGACGAAGCAGAGGTTACTTAATGTCAGCTACAATATCCGCTATGTTGGGCGTTGGTCACTAGCAACATTTCAGCGGCAACAGATCTCGGCGGAAGGTGTTTATGACACCGAGACAGGCTCCTTGTGCCTGATCGCATGTCGACGGGTTAATGTCTCCTCCTCAGACTGTAAGATTTTGATAACTGCTCACTTTGCTAGTCTGGACGCTAAAGCAGCAAAACATGTCCAGGGGAAAATTATAAGCTTGAGGGGCAAGACCGACCCTCTTTTCTTTGAAACGCTGGGCATTGATTCATATGGGATGTACATAGGCCAAGTGGAAGAATCAATATGGAGAATGGACTTGGAAAGCACCATGGCCCTCATCTCAATGACTCTGTCGTGTGCCTTCATTGCTGTGCAGCTGTTCCATGTCAAGAAGGTCCCTGAAGCGCTCCCTGCTATGTCAATCACTATGCTTGTCGTGCTCGTTCTGGGTTACATGACCCCTCTCGTGCTCAACTTTGAGGCTCTTTTCAAGCACAGCAACAAACAGACTGTTCCCTTCTCCGGTGGTGGTTGGCTTGAGGTGAATGAGGTCATGGTGCGAATCATCACAATGGCGACGTTTCTGCTGCAGCTGCGCCTTCTTCAGTTGGCATGGTCTGCACGGTCTTCTGTGGATGGAAGCAAACACGAGGCATGGGCTGCAGAGAGGAAAGTGCTCTGGGTGTGCTTGCCGCTGTACATCATAGGTGGAGTCGTAACTGCGGTTGTCCACATGAGAACCAACCATAGCAGAAGGATGTTGAGGCAAATTGCTCGCCTCATGCCGTCACGACATACATTCTGGGAGGACATTGTCCCTTACGGGGGCTTATTGCTCGATGGGTTCCTGCTCCCCCAGGTCATCCTGAATGTGTTCTCAGCCTCTAAAGTCAGAGCGCTTTCCCCAGTGTTTTACATCGGGGGCACCATGCTGCGTGCGCTGCCTCATGCATATGATGCATACAGGACCCATCACTTTGTGCGCAGCATGAGGCCATCCTACATCTACGCGAGCTCTCGCGACGACCTCTTCAGCCTCGCGTGGGACATCGTCATACCTTGTGGGGTGGTCCTGCTGGCCACGCTTCTCTTCTTTCAGCAGTGGCTTGGGGgcgccttcttcctctgctccaAGAGACGGAAGCCGTCGAGCGAATACGAAATGGTTTCCACGGTCAGCTCTTAG
- the LOC123183024 gene encoding putative ubiquitin-conjugating enzyme E2 38 has protein sequence MATHPSKRSYLCAGSSSFDDPDVVEVSPAAAAAAGGWNPGHQKRKRSQVVPREIIEIDDDPDGVVIIGEKAPVEKNKHSVGCPLVWPKHVKTSVAGDTAGPSTYASNSTAIMGGFKKVSAGPSTYASNSTTIMGDFKKVTSGPNTYFSSSTAVKDAFAKKYMETAVYHDYDDYPFDAFEEDEDFAYEEDDYENYEFDDTLYENEYNYNLSAQFDGLDIPPGMEAPLPWLQKTAAEMSSNSKPIPILDEKVDERYSTFKQFDTVDGHSDHYYVKPELRKALVVKKPSKDWAKRIQHEWKVLEKDLPDTIFVRAYEDRMDLLRVVIMGPAGTPYHDGLFFFDIYFPPQYPNIPPLVNYRSGGLRLNPNLYACGKVCLSLLNTWAGSGCEKWNPSNSTMLQVLVSIQALVLNAKPYFNEPGYANSANTPGGEKRSLTYNEDTFLLSCRTMLYSLRNPPKHFEDFVAGHFRKHGRNVLVACKAYLDGAQVGCLAGNGVQDVDEGDKSCSLKFKTSLKRLFEELLMEFTVKGADCSKFLSEKAKQSAASATTSRGPPADTTLRL, from the exons ATGGCGACCCACCCCTCCAA GAGGAGTTACCTGTGCGCGGGGAGCTCCTCGTTCGACGACCCCGACGTCGTCGAGGTGtcgccggcggccgccgccgccgccggggggTGGAACCCCGGCCACCAGAAGAGGAAGCGGAGCCAG GTTGTTCCTCGCGAAATAATTGAAATTGATGATGATCCTGATGGTGTTGTGATTATTGGTGAGAAAGCACCAGTTGAAAAGAATAAACATTCAGTTGGATGTCCTCTTGTTTGGCCAAAGCATGTGAAG ACTAGTGTGGCTGGTGACACTGCCGGACCAAGCACCTATGCTTCAAACAGTACTGCCATTATGGGTGGTTTTAAGAAAGTTAGCGCCGGACCAAGCACCTATGCTTCAAACAGTACTACCATTATGGGTGATTTCAAAAAAGTTACCTCTGGACCAAACACCTATTTTTCAAGCAGTACTGCTGTTAAGGAtgcttttgctaaaaaatatatggaAACCGCAGTTTACCATGATTATGATGACTACCCTTTCGACGCATTCGAGGAAGATGAAGACTTTGCTTATGAGGAAGATGACTACGAAAACTATGAGTTTGATGATACACTTTATGAGAATGAATATAACTATAATTTATCTGCCCAGTTTGATGGCTTGGATATCCCGCCTGGAATGGAGGCTCCTTTACCATGGCTGCAGAAGACTGCCGCTGAGATGTCGAGTAATTCCAAACCCATCCCAATCTTGGACGAGAAAGTTGATGAAAGATACAGCACATTTAAGCAATTTGATACTGTTGATGGCCATAGTGATCATTATTATGTGAAACCAGAGTTAAGGAAAGCTCTGGTAGTGAAGAAG CCATCAAAAGACTGGGCGAAGCGCATTCAGCATGAGTGGAAAGTCTTAGAGAAAGACTTGCCAG ATACCATATTCGTGAGGGCATACGAGGATAGAATGGACCTTCTTAGAGTTGTCATTATGGGTCCAGCGGGCACTCCTTACCATGATGGGCTCTTTTTCTTCGACATTTACTTCCCTCCTCAATATCCAAACATACCTCCA CTTGTTAACTACCGCTCTGGTGGGCTGCGGCTTAATCCAAACCTGTATGCTTGTGGGAAGGTGTGCCTTAGCCTGTTAAACACCTGGGCTGGCAGTGGATGTGAGAAATGGAATCCATCCAATTCAACCATGCTGCAGGTCCTTGTCTCCATTCAGGCCCTGGTTTTGAATGCCAAACCTTATTTCAATGAGCCTGGATATGCTAATTCAGCTAACACACCTGGCGGGGAGAAAAGATCCCTAACTTATAATGAAGACACCTTCCTGCTGTCCTGCAGGACGATGTTGTATTCTCTTCGAAATCCACCAAAG CATTTTGAGGATTTCGTGGCCGGCCATTTCCGCAAGCACGGGCGCAACGTCCTGGTGGCCTGCAAGGCCTACCTGGACGGGGCGCAGGTCGGGTGCCTCGCCGGGAACGGGGTGCAGGACGTGGACGAGGGTGACAAGAGCTGCTCGCTCAAGTTCAAGACCTCGCTCAAGAGGCTGTTCGAGGAGCTGCTGATGGAGTTCACGGTGAAGGGAGCGGACTGCAGCAAGTTCCTGTCGGAGAAGGCGAAGCAGTCGgccgcctccgccaccacctctAGAGGGCCGCCGGCAGACACCACCCTGAGGCTATAA